From Crateriforma spongiae, a single genomic window includes:
- a CDS encoding protein kinase domain-containing protein codes for MHSQAVRQAVSNNDRDDSSDRRSDSASSDESVVGRPIDSDRSGQWESHDDHDHDSEDAASLDTIDAQTSDSMLDSGSASGSEILKPSGAVADETPSPDDLPTIAPPPDQVPNDSSEDGLWATELSEADLPIGDTDRGSSGTAPTIDIPAEFTASMADGFESSSVGHRTLPKSIGKFHVVRELGRGAFGVVYLARDEALDRKVAIKLSLVEDVAYQKRLLVEASNVAKVEGDHIVPVLHVDRTEFGAVYIVQKYIDGCTLGDWVRRHDRPSPGQVMILMYHLGLGLMTAHRQDMLHRDLKPDNILLDVNGVPWIVDFGLAISEQEQVGRRRELAGTPPYMSPEQIRGRVDFMDARSDIWALGVIYYELLSGGLPFAGRTRDQLADQICQRDPKPLHQRDPDRLTEDMDALFRRCCAKEPSQRFASVDELSSALLDLIRQHAKPEDFERPLGLDSVRATVTPFDRGSPSARTGLSTLRDSLVSQRGVMTDQRTLVGGTLERAPDRKRRLTGIAAVSVGIATLIIAAIFHQPILALLRSPEPSTLVPDSGPSTAVAGGFASDRVDLDIGDPVPLPEDASDPPVDSLLVPHDADAGPRRVAVDGLANHRRIQEAIDAAADGETIQIAAGYYRESLRLQRSIRLEAAPDAQSRPVVIGDGASPVIVDGQATVTLTGLEIAARDLYENASGIPLPSRFNTIEVLQGTLGLKDCDISKASFGDDDNYNSVKVHPAASLALLACRFGSSPGFSVSAKDASSVQISDCAFTASGVQLVASPAVVSGCRFTGDIGIQVHEPTDRPVRLDACRFNAARQFAVNVTAGGRLAMSGNSFEDCSRGVWMVRHDRDSLIGDPDDDVMMLPPVVQITGDVFTRCDTAIDMSGGQLKVAGDSQIKGGGTAVLIQAGNVGMDSVQIRESQLAGIHIAKDAGQIELRNVEVDAGRDTGIWIEACESCKILDSRLTNCIAAGLTLTGGRVELDGLTVINSAVGVQALQTAAVDKAVRMEISDCDHGMMFQPDAEHAIQLAIRDSVFDRCGTVAIYASRDVTLTVADTEFRSIPGPRQFYAINGAQINDAEVIKARRNETPIDQP; via the coding sequence TTGCACTCTCAAGCAGTCCGCCAGGCCGTGTCCAACAACGATCGAGACGACAGCAGCGACCGTCGGTCGGATTCCGCGTCGTCCGATGAATCGGTTGTCGGGCGTCCCATCGATTCGGATCGATCGGGGCAGTGGGAATCCCACGACGATCACGATCACGATTCGGAGGACGCGGCGTCGCTGGACACGATCGACGCACAGACATCGGATTCCATGCTGGATTCCGGTTCAGCATCTGGATCGGAGATCTTGAAGCCGTCCGGCGCTGTCGCTGACGAAACTCCATCGCCCGACGATCTGCCCACGATTGCACCGCCGCCGGACCAGGTCCCGAACGATTCGTCCGAGGACGGATTATGGGCGACCGAATTGTCCGAAGCGGATCTTCCTATCGGCGATACGGATCGCGGATCTTCCGGCACAGCGCCGACGATCGATATTCCTGCGGAATTCACGGCATCGATGGCCGATGGGTTTGAAAGTTCCAGCGTGGGCCATCGGACGCTTCCCAAATCCATCGGCAAATTTCATGTCGTTCGCGAACTCGGACGCGGCGCATTTGGCGTTGTCTATTTAGCGCGTGATGAGGCGCTGGACCGAAAGGTCGCCATCAAGCTTTCGTTGGTCGAAGACGTCGCCTATCAAAAGCGATTGTTGGTCGAAGCGTCGAATGTGGCCAAGGTCGAAGGCGATCATATCGTCCCGGTGTTGCATGTGGACCGGACTGAGTTCGGTGCGGTGTACATCGTTCAAAAGTACATCGACGGTTGCACTTTGGGCGACTGGGTGCGACGACATGATCGACCGTCGCCCGGCCAAGTGATGATCTTGATGTATCACCTGGGCTTGGGGCTGATGACGGCGCATCGCCAAGACATGCTTCACCGGGATCTGAAACCCGACAACATCTTGTTGGACGTGAATGGAGTTCCCTGGATCGTTGATTTCGGTTTGGCGATCAGCGAACAGGAACAGGTGGGGCGACGCCGCGAACTGGCCGGGACCCCGCCCTATATGTCGCCCGAACAAATCCGCGGTCGTGTGGATTTCATGGATGCACGTTCCGACATCTGGGCATTGGGCGTGATCTATTACGAGTTGCTGTCCGGCGGGTTGCCGTTTGCGGGCCGAACACGCGATCAGTTGGCGGACCAAATTTGCCAGCGCGATCCCAAGCCGCTTCATCAACGGGATCCTGATCGATTGACCGAGGATATGGACGCACTGTTTCGGCGGTGCTGCGCCAAGGAACCGTCGCAGCGGTTTGCATCGGTCGATGAATTGTCCAGTGCGCTTCTGGATTTGATCCGGCAACATGCCAAGCCCGAGGATTTCGAAAGGCCCTTGGGCTTGGATTCGGTTCGCGCAACGGTGACGCCGTTTGATCGTGGATCCCCTTCGGCTCGTACGGGGCTTTCCACGTTGCGTGACAGTCTGGTGTCGCAGCGCGGCGTCATGACCGATCAACGCACTTTGGTCGGCGGGACGTTGGAACGTGCGCCGGATCGGAAACGAAGGCTGACGGGAATCGCCGCAGTGTCGGTGGGCATTGCGACGCTGATCATCGCCGCGATCTTTCATCAGCCGATTCTGGCGCTGCTGCGGTCGCCGGAGCCATCGACGCTGGTTCCCGATTCAGGACCGTCTACGGCCGTTGCCGGCGGCTTTGCCAGTGATCGCGTGGACTTGGACATCGGTGATCCCGTGCCGTTGCCGGAGGACGCGTCTGATCCGCCGGTGGATTCGCTGTTGGTTCCCCATGATGCGGATGCTGGTCCCCGACGCGTGGCCGTCGACGGTCTAGCCAACCACCGACGGATTCAAGAAGCGATCGATGCCGCTGCGGACGGTGAAACGATTCAAATCGCCGCGGGCTATTATCGTGAATCGCTGCGCTTGCAACGTTCGATTCGATTGGAAGCGGCACCCGATGCGCAAAGCCGACCGGTGGTCATCGGTGACGGTGCGTCGCCGGTCATCGTCGATGGTCAGGCAACGGTGACGTTGACCGGATTGGAAATCGCAGCCAGAGACTTGTACGAAAACGCATCGGGCATCCCATTACCATCACGCTTCAACACGATCGAAGTGCTGCAGGGAACCCTGGGCCTGAAGGACTGCGACATCAGCAAAGCCAGCTTTGGGGACGATGACAATTACAACAGTGTCAAAGTCCACCCGGCCGCTTCGCTGGCATTGCTAGCGTGTCGCTTTGGGTCGTCGCCAGGTTTTTCCGTCAGCGCAAAAGACGCGTCCTCGGTTCAGATCAGCGACTGTGCTTTCACCGCCAGCGGTGTCCAGTTGGTCGCCAGTCCCGCCGTCGTCAGCGGGTGCCGATTCACCGGAGACATCGGTATCCAGGTCCATGAGCCGACCGATCGTCCGGTTCGGCTCGATGCTTGCCGGTTCAACGCGGCGCGTCAGTTTGCGGTGAATGTCACCGCCGGAGGACGCTTGGCGATGTCGGGCAATTCTTTTGAAGACTGTTCCCGCGGTGTTTGGATGGTCCGGCATGATCGTGATTCGCTGATTGGGGACCCAGACGACGACGTCATGATGCTGCCACCGGTTGTTCAAATCACCGGTGATGTGTTCACGCGGTGCGACACGGCGATCGACATGTCCGGTGGTCAGCTGAAAGTCGCCGGCGACAGCCAGATCAAAGGCGGCGGGACCGCTGTGTTGATTCAGGCGGGCAACGTAGGGATGGACAGTGTCCAGATCCGAGAGAGCCAACTGGCCGGGATTCACATCGCCAAAGACGCGGGGCAAATCGAACTACGCAATGTCGAAGTCGATGCGGGGCGTGACACCGGGATTTGGATTGAAGCTTGCGAGTCCTGCAAGATTCTGGACAGTCGATTGACCAATTGCATTGCGGCGGGGCTGACCCTGACCGGTGGGCGTGTGGAGTTGGACGGATTGACCGTGATCAATTCCGCAGTCGGCGTCCAGGCGTTGCAAACCGCTGCGGTGGACAAAGCGGTACGAATGGAAATTAGCGATTGCGACCACGGAATGATGTTCCAACCCGATGCCGAACATGCCATCCAGTTGGCGATCCGCGATAGCGTTTTCGATCGTTGTGGGACCGTGGCGATCTACGCCAGTCGTGACGTTACCCTGACGGTCGCAGACACCGAATTTCGATCCATTCCGGGCCCACGTCAGTTCTATGCAATCAATGGGGCCCAAATCAACGACGCCGAAGTCATCAAAGCCCGACGTAACGAAACCCCGATCGACCAACCGTGA
- a CDS encoding PEP-CTERM sorting domain-containing protein (PEP-CTERM proteins occur, often in large numbers, in the proteomes of bacteria that also encode an exosortase, a predicted intramembrane cysteine proteinase. The presence of a PEP-CTERM domain at a protein's C-terminus predicts cleavage within the sorting domain, followed by covalent anchoring to some some component of the (usually Gram-negative) cell surface. Many PEP-CTERM proteins exhibit an unusual sequence composition that includes large numbers of potential glycosylation sites. Expression of one such protein has been shown restore the ability of a bacterium to form floc, a type of biofilm.): MPTRFLDEGAFNTEVAGSTVSVVDFDSVLADETISDGEIFDGLQFTYQMGLAADELRVVYSPTSQFGYDPVTAPGYLGNDTEELIGEGVSFAISRPGGFSAFSLQFLSPEMLLFPDDVQVRVNGETFNFTDGAFSNEQVNPTGSGNGFKYFFGVTDSDTVFESIEILTPVATGASGYFGIDSIRYVSASAVPEPGSIALLGGLASVSAWRARRRRRRS; this comes from the coding sequence GTGCCCACCCGTTTTTTGGACGAGGGTGCGTTCAATACGGAAGTGGCGGGATCCACCGTCAGTGTCGTTGATTTTGATTCTGTTTTGGCCGACGAAACGATCAGCGATGGTGAAATATTTGACGGCCTTCAGTTCACCTATCAGATGGGACTCGCAGCGGACGAGTTGCGTGTTGTCTATAGCCCCACCAGTCAGTTTGGATACGATCCGGTAACGGCACCTGGCTACCTAGGTAACGACACCGAAGAATTGATCGGCGAAGGAGTCAGCTTCGCAATATCACGACCAGGCGGTTTTTCGGCATTCAGCCTACAGTTCCTTTCACCAGAGATGCTTTTGTTCCCGGACGACGTACAAGTCCGAGTGAATGGCGAGACCTTTAACTTCACTGATGGGGCATTTTCCAACGAGCAGGTGAATCCGACAGGATCGGGAAACGGATTTAAGTATTTCTTCGGAGTGACAGACTCAGATACCGTGTTCGAGTCGATTGAAATCCTGACGCCTGTTGCGACCGGTGCTTCCGGGTACTTTGGAATTGATTCCATTCGCTACGTCTCAGCCAGTGCGGTTCCAGAACCCGGGTCGATCGCACTGTTGGGTGGATTGGCAAGTGTCAGTGCATGGCGAGCACGACGCCGTCGTCGTCGATCCTAA
- a CDS encoding tetratricopeptide repeat protein, with translation MCWYTATNDDRWIGVNDVGGEGGDDVPVAESHRRQVGTLEAASRWVSRWFLWVIVTLACGGCSWLRPENSFDVVSADASPVTNTKAHAAFKSGVKHYRHGKLDLAERDFIHAVELDPTHGRAHNNLGLVYFEQHRLARAASAFDTAVMLRPEDPTPLNNLGMALEAGGRAGEAIEFYAAAAQLSPDEPKYLGNLVRSKVRMGDRGELVHAQLQQLAMIEYRPDWLRWVHDQLALDFNPLLDRGNPNDSDGWNSLSASNEGPRDEEDAGSVVLTPQEVEWLPAGVLSEPVVVESPTAPPSAPAVP, from the coding sequence ATGTGCTGGTACACCGCCACCAACGATGATCGATGGATTGGCGTGAACGACGTCGGCGGCGAGGGCGGTGACGACGTTCCGGTGGCGGAAAGTCATCGACGGCAAGTCGGCACGCTTGAGGCAGCATCCCGTTGGGTTTCCCGGTGGTTCCTGTGGGTGATCGTGACGCTGGCCTGCGGCGGATGTAGTTGGCTGCGACCGGAAAACTCTTTTGATGTCGTTTCGGCCGACGCTTCACCGGTGACCAATACCAAAGCACATGCGGCGTTCAAATCCGGTGTGAAACACTACCGCCATGGCAAATTGGATTTGGCCGAGCGGGACTTCATCCATGCGGTTGAATTGGACCCGACCCACGGCAGGGCGCACAACAATTTGGGGCTGGTCTATTTTGAACAACACCGATTGGCCAGGGCCGCATCCGCGTTTGACACGGCGGTGATGTTGCGCCCGGAAGATCCCACCCCGCTGAACAACCTGGGCATGGCGTTGGAGGCCGGCGGGCGCGCGGGGGAAGCCATCGAGTTCTACGCCGCAGCGGCACAACTGTCGCCAGACGAGCCGAAGTACCTGGGAAATCTGGTCCGCAGCAAGGTTCGAATGGGTGACCGCGGTGAACTGGTTCACGCCCAACTGCAACAACTTGCCATGATCGAATACCGCCCCGATTGGCTTCGGTGGGTCCACGATCAACTGGCCTTGGACTTCAATCCGTTGCTGGATCGCGGAAACCCGAACGATTCCGATGGCTGGAACTCGTTGTCGGCTTCAAACGAGGGCCCGCGCGATGAGGAGGACGCCGGGTCGGTCGTTTTGACACCTCAAGAGGTCGAGTGGTTGCCAGCAGGCGTTCTGTCGGAACCGGTGGTCGTCGAGTCGCCCACAGCACCGCCGTCCGCCCCCGCCGTTCCGTAA
- a CDS encoding ubiquitin family protein has protein sequence MSQSKEPAQNVLTIVWVMVCGLTFIAIVLGVVRYRSTKAELTQLRSDAADVSKWAGDIRAASRRPKVAALQAESPSHLAVRIEAALEQSSTAPTQLMSVEPQAPSRVPRSDYATRTTLIELRGVTLRQLAVFALALPDPEQGMAVPQLNLTPATANQRNQEVWDAQLTLTQLIFSPISDS, from the coding sequence ATGAGTCAGTCAAAGGAACCCGCGCAAAACGTCCTAACGATCGTTTGGGTCATGGTCTGTGGATTGACATTCATTGCGATCGTTTTGGGCGTTGTCCGGTATCGAAGCACCAAGGCGGAACTGACGCAGTTGCGAAGTGATGCAGCCGACGTTTCCAAGTGGGCGGGCGACATTCGAGCCGCCTCGCGGCGGCCGAAGGTTGCGGCACTGCAGGCGGAATCTCCCAGCCACCTGGCCGTTCGAATTGAAGCCGCGCTGGAACAGTCTTCCACGGCTCCGACACAACTGATGTCCGTCGAACCGCAGGCTCCCAGTCGTGTGCCGCGGTCGGACTACGCGACTCGAACCACGCTGATTGAACTGCGTGGTGTGACGTTGCGGCAGCTGGCGGTTTTCGCGCTGGCTTTGCCCGATCCGGAACAGGGAATGGCGGTACCCCAGTTAAATCTGACCCCCGCCACCGCAAACCAGAGAAACCAGGAGGTCTGGGACGCCCAGCTGACCTTGACCCAATTGATCTTTTCTCCCATAAGCGACTCGTGA
- a CDS encoding pilus assembly FimT family protein, whose translation MNQSNVRPRRPTLAMGKVHPGFTLMELIVAVVLSVIASGCVLVAGRQIITASNDIRDDLRTSINPRLIGDQMRRDFIHADRIQWWNDGIQLSGLIHRDTSIGTPTGRSATVRYQVVPISQGQNTRTNDRFNRWLLRHQWQTDPLTGRMVNYQVEPISDDVGRLDVTHDLWQDDLRSDVMPPVIRIRLTDSRGMEQIALVIRHHEGL comes from the coding sequence ATGAATCAGTCGAACGTTCGACCGCGGCGTCCTACCTTGGCGATGGGCAAGGTCCATCCCGGATTCACCTTGATGGAACTGATCGTGGCTGTGGTGCTATCGGTGATCGCATCGGGGTGCGTTTTGGTTGCCGGCCGCCAGATCATCACCGCCTCCAATGACATCCGCGACGACCTTCGAACATCGATCAACCCACGGCTGATTGGCGATCAAATGCGGCGTGACTTTATCCACGCTGATCGTATCCAGTGGTGGAATGACGGTATCCAGCTGTCAGGACTGATCCACCGTGACACATCCATTGGAACGCCCACGGGTCGATCGGCCACGGTCCGCTATCAGGTCGTCCCCATTTCACAAGGACAAAATACACGTACCAACGATCGCTTCAATCGATGGCTGCTGAGGCATCAGTGGCAAACCGACCCGTTGACCGGTCGAATGGTGAACTATCAAGTCGAGCCGATTTCCGACGACGTCGGCCGACTGGACGTAACGCATGATCTGTGGCAAGACGACCTGCGATCTGATGTTATGCCACCGGTGATTCGAATTCGCTTGACCGATTCACGGGGAATGGAACAGATCGCATTGGTGATACGACACCATGAGGGTCTTTAG
- a CDS encoding type IV pilus modification PilV family protein, whose amino-acid sequence MTFATSKPRRLLQGFTLIEVVVGITLFSTIIVSVLLAISRFRVAATEVRDRKEAIKIADQLMSQWVDLPTGLPGVVAGPIMGHDTMRYQTRQLDRRPICGVWCDVMRLEIVQFRTNGTYKPLTSIEYVRRDNRRTAPRTYQP is encoded by the coding sequence ATGACGTTTGCGACATCAAAACCTCGCCGCCTTTTGCAAGGCTTCACGCTGATCGAGGTCGTCGTCGGGATCACGTTGTTTTCCACCATCATCGTTTCCGTGCTGCTGGCCATCAGCCGATTCCGTGTTGCCGCCACCGAGGTCCGAGACCGCAAAGAAGCAATCAAGATCGCCGACCAACTCATGTCACAATGGGTCGACTTGCCGACAGGCTTACCTGGTGTGGTCGCCGGCCCGATAATGGGACACGACACAATGCGATACCAGACACGTCAATTGGATCGCCGCCCAATTTGTGGTGTCTGGTGCGACGTGATGCGTTTGGAGATTGTCCAGTTTCGCACCAATGGAACCTACAAACCGTTGACATCGATCGAATACGTTCGCCGAGACAATCGCCGCACCGCGCCGAGGACGTACCAGCCATGA
- a CDS encoding prepilin-type N-terminal cleavage/methylation domain-containing protein, which translates to MKILKDHRGFTLIELVVVLILVGLVAGIAIGSTRGLIRKATTERWIESFLLTEQIERHEAAKQNRSGGIIVGSNRDLTFIAADRHLTIPPGLQLERWQVLEAAEMRPSDNRVPYFANGQSRTHLMELRCGDVTEWVLVMGLSGQVRHLRSQSQLEAVLSTLRSGHTLDAVPTERFQR; encoded by the coding sequence ATGAAAATCTTGAAAGACCACCGTGGGTTCACCCTGATCGAATTGGTCGTCGTCCTGATCTTGGTAGGCCTGGTCGCGGGGATCGCCATCGGTTCAACGCGCGGGCTGATTCGCAAAGCCACTACCGAGCGATGGATTGAAAGTTTTCTGCTGACCGAACAGATCGAACGCCATGAAGCCGCGAAACAGAATCGTTCAGGCGGAATAATCGTGGGTTCTAATCGCGACCTGACGTTCATCGCAGCCGACCGACATCTTACCATTCCGCCGGGCCTGCAATTGGAGCGTTGGCAAGTATTGGAAGCAGCGGAAATGCGTCCCAGCGACAACCGCGTGCCGTACTTCGCCAACGGCCAAAGCCGCACGCATCTGATGGAACTTCGGTGCGGTGATGTAACCGAATGGGTTCTGGTCATGGGGTTAAGCGGCCAGGTTCGTCACCTGCGATCACAATCCCAATTGGAAGCCGTACTTTCGACCTTGCGATCTGGTCACACCTTGGATGCGGTGCCGACGGAGCGATTTCAACGATGA
- the gspG gene encoding type II secretion system major pseudopilin GspG produces the protein MSSLHHHRLRTKTGFSLVELIVVMVIIGLLSSLVAIQTRSYLIASKQNAAKAEIATIVSALETFYADQGRYPTSEEGIEILSLGTDSFPDGFLKTIPQDPWGRDYEYISPADESPFEILSLGGDGREGGDGGDQDISSDNLDVS, from the coding sequence ATGTCGTCACTTCATCACCATCGCCTACGTACAAAGACCGGTTTTTCCTTGGTCGAATTGATCGTCGTGATGGTCATCATCGGATTGCTTAGCAGCTTGGTCGCAATCCAAACCCGCAGCTATTTGATCGCCAGCAAGCAAAACGCTGCGAAAGCCGAAATCGCCACGATCGTAAGCGCACTGGAGACGTTTTACGCCGACCAGGGACGATATCCGACAAGCGAAGAAGGAATTGAGATTCTGTCGCTGGGAACGGACAGTTTCCCAGACGGCTTCTTGAAAACGATCCCCCAGGATCCTTGGGGACGCGATTACGAATACATCAGCCCGGCCGACGAATCCCCTTTTGAAATCTTGTCATTGGGCGGTGACGGACGTGAAGGCGGCGACGGCGGCGACCAAGACATCAGCAGCGATAACCTTGATGTGTCTTGA
- a CDS encoding type II secretion system F family protein, whose product MPVFGYQGTGTDGKRLRGSIHAESARAGRDSLRQQGVTVTAIRPIDESAQRSWLQYLRQHRARAQWAVAAHELSMLLRTGMGVDEAVDTLADQYRGGLRIALRRIHDDVTAGRSLAESMAMQPHVFDAASVRLAEVGENAGNLDAVLDELAQLKQRMAEFGDKVATALMYPMFLLTFGVAAMIFLMTWVLPPLLENLQETLTQIPWPTRIAQSISTFLVNNGLMLLVVSGALLVIGVWMVSTERGKTWIDRKVLKLPVIGPILIKQNVARIAMVLGMLLRSGIPLRESMQLASRSTRNTSLRRTLAKCVDDLSAGGNVATALQDQGLFPPLAIRVFAVGQESGELDQMLIRLADDYNQQVQRATSRLTTMLEPALILFMAVLVGFLLVATMLPILQAGQVT is encoded by the coding sequence ATGCCCGTGTTCGGTTATCAAGGCACGGGGACCGACGGCAAACGATTGCGCGGCAGCATTCACGCGGAATCGGCGCGGGCCGGACGTGATTCGCTTCGACAACAAGGCGTTACCGTCACAGCCATCCGGCCGATTGACGAATCTGCCCAGCGGTCATGGCTGCAATACCTCCGACAACATCGTGCACGGGCCCAATGGGCGGTGGCTGCCCACGAACTGTCCATGCTGTTAAGAACCGGCATGGGCGTCGACGAAGCGGTGGACACCTTGGCCGACCAGTATCGTGGTGGCCTTCGGATCGCTCTTCGCCGGATACACGATGACGTGACGGCCGGCCGTTCGTTGGCGGAATCGATGGCCATGCAGCCCCATGTCTTTGACGCCGCATCCGTGCGTCTTGCCGAGGTGGGCGAAAACGCGGGAAACTTGGACGCCGTGCTTGACGAACTTGCGCAGCTGAAGCAACGCATGGCCGAGTTCGGTGACAAGGTTGCGACCGCTTTGATGTACCCGATGTTTTTGTTGACCTTCGGGGTCGCGGCGATGATCTTCTTGATGACTTGGGTGCTGCCACCACTTCTTGAAAACTTGCAAGAAACGCTGACGCAGATTCCTTGGCCCACTCGAATCGCTCAATCCATTAGCACGTTTCTTGTAAACAATGGCCTCATGCTGCTGGTCGTCTCAGGTGCGTTGTTGGTGATCGGCGTTTGGATGGTATCGACCGAACGGGGCAAAACCTGGATAGATCGCAAGGTCTTGAAACTGCCGGTGATCGGTCCGATTCTGATCAAACAAAACGTCGCAAGAATCGCCATGGTGTTGGGAATGCTGCTGCGCAGCGGCATCCCGCTGCGTGAAAGCATGCAACTGGCTTCACGATCCACCCGAAACACATCGCTGCGTCGAACACTGGCAAAATGCGTCGACGATCTGTCGGCCGGTGGAAACGTTGCCACCGCCCTACAGGATCAAGGCTTGTTTCCTCCCTTGGCGATCCGCGTCTTCGCGGTCGGCCAGGAAAGCGGTGAACTGGATCAGATGCTGATCCGTTTAGCGGACGACTATAATCAACAGGTGCAACGCGCCACGTCTCGCCTGACCACCATGTTGGAACCCGCGCTGATTTTGTTCATGGCTGTTCTGGTCGGGTTTCTTTTAGTCGCCACGATGCTACCCATCTTGCAGGCTGGACAGGTCACCTGA
- a CDS encoding GspE/PulE family protein, with protein sequence MFLSVLPFDQLSFEDSLDRFDGDPVFLDRIPIQHARRHKIIGIRPTTSGSAETSTGLLLAIGDQRSLPQCDIVARRLRTPVQPIRCDAGVVTAKIDQVYAQRDRDARHLLHSIDTQRVGEPTIGTSIRPEDLLDSDRRPPVIQLVNQLLFDAVVAGASDLHVQPRDDRLQIRQRIDGVMFDVVEVPKSIQEEVISRIKVLGRMNIAEKRLPQDGRATVTLGDRNVDLRIASLPTSHSERIVIRLLDKSVRRYTLGELGMPPAMLQQWQQLISVDHGLILVTGPTGSGKSTTLYGALQTLNSSETNILTLEDPIEYQLPGISQTQINEKKGMTFASGLRSLLRQDPDVIMVGEIRDQETATMAIQASLTGHLVFSTLHTNDAASAITRMLDLGVQPYLLASSLVGSLAQRLVRTLCPQCKTPVGTTMPGDEPERATAAGCPQCRQTGYSGRIGIFELLVVDETIRRHIQERSGARTIRDSAQAAGMQLLSDDGQHKIAQGLTTAQEVARVTVVNQPNADGNVVT encoded by the coding sequence GTGTTTTTGTCGGTGTTGCCTTTCGACCAACTGAGCTTCGAAGATTCGCTCGATCGTTTCGACGGCGACCCGGTATTCTTGGATCGCATTCCGATCCAACACGCCCGACGTCACAAGATCATTGGCATTCGCCCCACCACGTCGGGTTCGGCAGAGACATCTACCGGATTGCTATTGGCGATCGGCGACCAACGATCCTTGCCGCAGTGCGACATCGTTGCTCGTCGTCTGCGAACTCCGGTGCAACCGATTCGTTGCGACGCTGGAGTTGTCACGGCCAAGATCGATCAAGTGTACGCGCAACGCGATCGCGACGCCCGGCACTTGCTGCATTCAATCGATACCCAACGCGTCGGCGAACCGACCATCGGCACCAGCATCCGCCCCGAAGACTTGTTGGACAGCGACCGTCGGCCTCCGGTTATCCAGTTGGTCAATCAATTGCTGTTCGATGCCGTCGTCGCGGGCGCGTCGGATCTGCACGTCCAGCCCCGGGACGACCGCCTACAAATTCGACAACGCATCGACGGCGTGATGTTCGATGTGGTGGAAGTGCCAAAATCAATCCAGGAAGAAGTGATCAGCCGGATCAAAGTCCTGGGTCGGATGAACATCGCAGAAAAACGACTGCCTCAAGATGGACGCGCAACGGTAACCCTTGGTGATCGCAATGTCGACTTGCGAATCGCATCACTGCCGACCAGCCACAGCGAACGCATTGTCATTCGACTGCTGGACAAAAGCGTGCGTCGTTACACGCTGGGTGAACTTGGCATGCCACCGGCTATGCTGCAGCAATGGCAACAACTTATCTCCGTGGATCATGGATTGATCCTGGTGACCGGACCAACGGGAAGCGGCAAGAGCACGACCCTGTATGGCGCGCTTCAAACGCTAAATTCATCGGAAACCAACATTCTGACACTCGAAGATCCGATCGAATATCAACTTCCCGGAATCAGCCAAACACAGATCAATGAAAAGAAGGGGATGACGTTCGCCTCGGGACTGCGAAGTCTGCTGCGTCAGGATCCCGACGTGATCATGGTAGGAGAAATTCGCGACCAGGAAACCGCGACCATGGCTATCCAGGCATCGCTGACAGGCCATTTGGTTTTCAGCACGCTGCACACCAACGATGCGGCCAGCGCGATCACCCGGATGCTGGATCTTGGCGTCCAACCTTACTTGTTGGCCAGTTCCCTTGTCGGATCACTGGCGCAACGTTTGGTTCGCACATTGTGCCCCCAATGTAAAACACCCGTGGGCACGACGATGCCGGGTGATGAACCAGAACGGGCCACGGCAGCTGGCTGTCCCCAATGTCGCCAGACTGGATACAGCGGTCGAATCGGCATTTTCGAACTGTTGGTCGTCGATGAAACCATTCGACGGCACATCCAAGAACGCAGCGGCGCCCGCACGATCCGCGATTCCGCACAGGCGGCAGGAATGCAACTGCTTAGCGATGACGGACAACACAAAATCGCTCAAGGCTTGACCACGGCCCAGGAAGTTGCCCGCGTGACGGTTGTCAATCAACCGAATGCCGATGGGAATGTGGTGACGTAA